aagtaaaaaaatagataacactgcctagtaAATTGATTTAAATTCCCCCTTTATAATTTATAATTAGTCTATTAATGGATATGTTTGCTTCAGGGAGTATTTGTACATAGCTAAAATGAGATGGTTTGATTTGAAAACTGAACTGTGATGTTTTCTCTCTCGGTAGGGTGGACCTGTTGAAATCCTCCCTTTCCTCTACCTCGGAAGTGCCTATCATGCGTCCAGGAAGGACATGCTGGATGCCCTGGGCATCACGGCCCTGATCAATGTCTCTGCCAACTGCCCAAACCACTTTGAGGAACATTATCAATACAAATGCATTCCTGTGGAGGACAGTCACAAAGCAGACATCAGCTCCTGGTTCATTGAGGCCATTGAATTTATCGGTAAGCTCATCAGGTCATTAACAATAAACATTATTCTTTTAGATCAGCAAGGAGGGATGTTGACGAGTCGTTGTACCATATGTTTCCTACTGCTGTCAGAATATTTTAACTGGATAAAATAACGTCAACATTCTAAATAGCGGAGGGTGGAATTCGATCTCCGAATtataattaattaaaatttaGTTTCTACTTCATTTTGAAACCTTTGACATCCTGGTCAATTTCTAGTTGTACCAATCCGTTTAAGCAAAAACTATTTTAAACTTAACGTAAATTGTTATCGTATTGGGTGTTTTAATATCCAGTTTTTGGTACTAAATCAGATCTTGTTGTTTCCTTCAGACTCTGTGAAGAGTACTGGCGGTAGGGTGTTtgtgcactgccaggctggcatctCCAGATCTGCTACCATCTGCCTGGCTTATCTCATGCGGGCGAACCGAGTGAAGTTGGACGAAGCTTTCGAGTTCGTTAAGCAGCGCCGGAGTGTTATTTCCCCCAATTTCAGCTTCATGGGACAACTCCTGCAATTTGAATCTCAAGTGTTGACCCCCTCGTGTTCGACAGAGGCTGCCAGTCCCTCCAGCAACCCCTCTGGTACTTCAACTCGATTTGTCTTTAACTTTCCTGTCTCCATGCCAGTCCACCCGGCGACTAACTCCCTGAATTATCTCCAGAGTCCCATCACCACTTCTCCCACATACTGACATACTGGAAAGACTGACTTTTTAAAGACTAAACCAAGTACAATAAGCTGAAAGATCGTGTTCGATGTACAGGGATCCATCTATGATTTCCCAGACCAGGAGTTTGCTTATTGTTTCTTTTGAAGAACTTTATTACCTCAACCAGACCCGTGCACTGTGTCAATTCTTAAACTGTCTGGGGAGGACCCAACCGGCGTTTGAGCACTTTTTATACCTGTGACAACAGTTCATACTGATTTGTCAG
The Mustelus asterias chromosome 16, sMusAst1.hap1.1, whole genome shotgun sequence DNA segment above includes these coding regions:
- the dusp1 gene encoding dual specificity protein phosphatase 1 gives rise to the protein MVMMEISSVSNETLGQLLKEDSSKCLLLDCRSFFAFNASHIVNSLNVRFSTIVKRRAKGTMGLEHIVPNEESRHSLVSGLYSVVVVFDERTCEFDLLKKESTVLLAVNALCRESYGARIVFLRGGYDTFSSEYPEFCTKPSPPSGLSLPLSASNNPNSAESSCSSCETPLYDQGGPVEILPFLYLGSAYHASRKDMLDALGITALINVSANCPNHFEEHYQYKCIPVEDSHKADISSWFIEAIEFIDSVKSTGGRVFVHCQAGISRSATICLAYLMRANRVKLDEAFEFVKQRRSVISPNFSFMGQLLQFESQVLTPSCSTEAASPSSNPSGTSTRFVFNFPVSMPVHPATNSLNYLQSPITTSPTY